Proteins from a genomic interval of Providencia stuartii:
- the mlaE gene encoding lipid asymmetry maintenance ABC transporter permease subunit MlaE, translating to MIVEAIAAFGRRWIEIFSAFGRAGYMLFRSLFGKPEFSKQWPLLIRQLYAVGVQSLLIVAVSGLFIGMVLGLQGYLVLTTFSAEASLGMMVALSLLRELGPVVTALLFAGRAGSALTAEIGLMKATEQISSLEMMAVDPLRRVIAPRFWAGFISMPLLSLIFVAVGILGGALVGVDWKGIDEGFFWASMQSSVDWRMDIVNCFIKSLVFAITVTWIALFNGYDAIPTSEGISRATTRTVVHASLAVLGLDFVLTALMFGN from the coding sequence ATGATAGTAGAGGCAATCGCTGCCTTCGGACGTCGGTGGATTGAAATTTTTTCGGCTTTTGGGCGAGCCGGCTATATGCTGTTTCGTTCATTGTTTGGAAAACCCGAATTTTCCAAACAATGGCCACTGTTAATTAGGCAATTGTACGCTGTTGGTGTGCAATCATTGTTAATAGTTGCTGTTTCAGGGCTATTTATTGGTATGGTGCTTGGGTTACAAGGCTATCTTGTTCTAACAACCTTTAGTGCTGAAGCCAGTCTCGGAATGATGGTGGCATTATCGTTATTGCGTGAATTAGGGCCTGTCGTGACAGCACTGCTGTTTGCAGGGCGTGCTGGCTCTGCATTAACCGCTGAAATCGGCCTGATGAAAGCGACTGAGCAAATATCAAGCCTTGAAATGATGGCTGTCGACCCCTTACGTCGAGTGATTGCCCCGCGTTTTTGGGCTGGCTTTATTAGTATGCCATTGCTATCACTTATCTTTGTTGCCGTAGGGATCCTCGGTGGTGCATTGGTTGGCGTTGATTGGAAAGGGATTGATGAAGGCTTTTTTTGGGCTTCAATGCAATCTTCTGTTGATTGGCGCATGGATATTGTGAATTGCTTTATCAAGAGTCTTGTCTTTGCCATCACAGTCACTTGGATTGCATTGTTTAATGGCTATGACGCTATCCCAACATCGGAAGGGATAAGCCGAGCGACAACACGAACCGTTGTTCATGCATCACTCGCGGTTCTTGGTCTAGATTTTGTACTTACAGCACTGATGTTTGGGAACTAA
- the mlaF gene encoding phospholipid ABC transporter ATP-binding protein MlaF, with protein MQTKTDNLIEVRDMSFTRGNRKIFENINLTVPRGKITAIMGPSGIGKTTLLRLIGGQLRPNQGEIWFDGDNIPELSRSKLYQARKKMSMLFQSGALFTDMDVFNNVAFPLREHTRLPESLIHTTVMMKLEAVGLRGAAKLMPSELSGGMARRAALARAIALDPELIMFDEPFVGQDPITMGVLVKLIDELNQALGVTCVVVSHDVPEVLSIADNAYIVAQQHVIAQGTGDELRDNQEPRVRQFLDGIADGPVPFRFPANDYLADLLG; from the coding sequence ATGCAAACAAAGACAGACAACTTAATCGAAGTGCGTGACATGTCTTTTACTCGTGGCAATAGGAAAATATTTGAAAATATTAACCTAACAGTACCACGGGGTAAGATAACGGCAATTATGGGGCCATCGGGAATAGGGAAAACCACGCTATTACGCCTTATTGGCGGCCAGTTACGCCCAAATCAAGGTGAAATTTGGTTCGATGGTGATAATATTCCGGAATTATCACGCTCAAAACTGTATCAGGCTCGTAAAAAAATGAGCATGTTGTTCCAGTCTGGGGCGCTATTTACTGATATGGATGTTTTTAACAACGTAGCATTTCCTTTACGTGAACATACTCGCTTACCGGAATCATTGATCCATACTACGGTCATGATGAAGCTAGAAGCGGTAGGTTTACGAGGGGCTGCAAAATTGATGCCTTCAGAGTTATCGGGGGGGATGGCAAGACGAGCAGCTTTGGCTCGAGCTATCGCACTTGACCCTGAGCTAATTATGTTTGATGAGCCTTTTGTTGGACAAGACCCCATTACGATGGGCGTGCTAGTCAAATTGATTGATGAGCTGAATCAAGCATTAGGCGTGACCTGCGTGGTGGTTTCTCATGATGTGCCAGAAGTGCTTAGTATTGCTGACAATGCCTATATCGTTGCTCAGCAGCATGTGATTGCACAAGGGACTGGTGATGAGTTAAGAGATAACCAAGAACCACGCGTTAGGCAGTTTTTAGATGGTATTGCTGACGGGCCTGTACCATTCCGTTTCCCCGCCAATGATTATCTGGCTGATTTATTAGGGTAA